Part of the Vigna unguiculata cultivar IT97K-499-35 chromosome 3, ASM411807v1, whole genome shotgun sequence genome, TCATCGCTCAAAAAACACCTCGACGACTGTGTTTCCTTCAACAAAACACTTGAAAAGAAGCTCAACGCGAGTGGCTCGTTGTCACTGTTCGATAACCTCACACATTCAGCGTTGATTCCAACCCATTTCGTCCATTTTCTTCACCACACTTTGCGATCAGTTCGAAGCTTCTCCAAGTTGATGATGGCGGAGATGGAGTCTGCTCACTGGGATCTCGAAGCCGCCGTCAAGTTCATCCACCCAAATGCCGTTTTCGCCAAACCAACTCACCAGAGCTTCGCATTTGAATCATTTGTGTGCATAACAATGTTTGAAGGCTTCAACAATCCAAACTTCAGCGTGCAAGAAGACCCGCCTCAGAAGCACTCACTCCAACACGGACAAAGTCTCTACTTTGACAAATTCAAAAAGCTCAAGTCTCTAAACCCGAGACAGTACTTAACCCACAACCCAAACTCTTCCTTCTCCAAGTTCCTGAAATCCAAGTACCTTCAAGTGGTGCATGCCAAAATGGAGTGTTCCTTGTTTGGCAACTTGAACCAGAGGAAGGTGGTGAACTCTGGAGGGTACCCAGATTCCGCGTTCTTCATCGCGTTTGCAGAGATGGCAAAGCGCGTTTGGACCCTGCATTGTTTGGCATTATCGTTTCACGACGACGTTACTGTTTTTCAGGTCAAGAAGAACACGAGGTTCTCTGAGGTTTACATGGAAAGTGTGACAGAGGAAGCTGTTTCAGCTTCGGGGGAATCCTCTGATTCCAATTCCGGCGAGCTTAGGGTGGGTTTCACGGTGGTTCCGGGTTTCAAAATCGGTAAGACAGTGATACAGAGTCAGGTTTACCTCTCTCTGGTGGGTTCTCCGGCAAGTTCCTGATACGTatcattattagtattaattactGTATTAGTATCCCTTGTCACGGTAATGCTAATGTTATGAGTATAATACTCATAATGAGTTGTCAAGTATATTACTAAGcgttaatttacaaaataaatgtctagaaatttattaaatatataataatgagtATTATTAAATGAATACTTGACAACTCATTTTCTGTATTATTACTTGAGGGAGAGAGCAAAGTATTAATTCCTGTATAATTAGGCATTTTTGAggttattattgtatatttggTCTCAGCGTAGGATGCTTCAGGTGCTCTGTTAGACACTCTCCAAGGAAATTATAGTACTATACATTTGGTATATACACTTTTCACactctgttttctttttcttcacttaTCATTAATGTCAAATGTAAATCATCTTGTATTATGGTGCTGTAGTATAATAAATGACGGATAAGTCTCTCTCTGTTGATTATTGCTTCATTTAATTGGCCAAGTATAGGAGTAATGATTCAAAGCATAATCATTGTGTTAAGTTTGCCTAGAGTGTATGTTAAGTTTTACTTTAATAAGCACAGCCTTCATTACTTAACCAAGTGTTGCCGTAGTGCTCAATCATAAACCGTTGTATAAAGTTAAAGTCCAAAGTTTATGGCTATTTTACGGGAAAGTTTTCGATGTATTATTCTGTAATAGAACCATAATGTGTATGTCGTATGTTTTAACTACCTTGTCATGGGCGTGTTTGTTTTACTTTAATCTTTGAGAGGGGTTTCATTTTTAGGTGGTCTTGTAACTCAGTAATGTTTTGTTATAACATGTTTGTGTTATGATTTAGAATCTGAAAATGATAATTTAGgcaaaataacaacaaatatttatttccttAAACTGGGTGGAGAGGTGGAGAGGTGGAGAGAAGAGTGTTAATGattgaatttgaattgaaaaagtAGGATTTGATAAGAGAAGAGTGGGGTGTGTGCATGATTGATGGGCCAGGGGGTGCAATGAGAGAGAGAGGCCAATCAAGTGCTTCAGAATCGATGACAATAGGGAGGCGCGTGGAATAAGTGTGGGTGGAGGGGAGCCACAAAGGGGTGGATACTGTAACTAAAATTGAGAGCAGAAAGAGCAGAGAGAGACAGAGCCATAGGCATTTGGGACCCACATGTAAATTGGGCAACAGGGTGGTGCTGCTGGTGGTGCCACCATTATAAGATTTAGGGACCCACAAAAGAGAAACTTTGAGTGTCAGATTTGTTTCTTCTTGCAAATACTTCCATTTTTTATGTCAGAAATGAACTCACCGGCTGTTGGAACAGTAATGGTTCAAACTTCTTGATATTTGAATTTGATGCCACAAAAGTAGGGAATATGCTGCTTAATTTGCTGTTAACCTCACACGTTAATCAATGTGGTTAACCTTTAAATAAAGCCAAATTAGGGTAGTGATTAAATAACCATGGTGGAGAGATAAGAGTTGAAGGATTTGATAGAAGACACAAATAAGATACGATAGAGACTTGGGcatatgataaatttgaaatattacgAGACATGAGAAGGGTACAAAATAATACGTTACAggaatataaagaaatattgaACTTGTTCGTGCAATGTCTGACAGAGGTACATGTAGAAGTGTACGTTggaaatttgttatttgtttgggGAAACTTTTATACTATAGTTCACGAGATGGCTAGGCAAACATGTGAAGAGTCGATGTTACTCCTGCTACACAATAATTTCTGCCGTTTCCATAGCAAAATCCCATTCAGCAATTTTATTAGTGTAAATGTGAAACTAAATATTGATACCAATTCAAGTGTAACTTTAAGATTCTTAAGTTTTATTATGATGAACAATGATAGTAATAAAGGGTATTCGTGATTTGAAGAATTTTACTTGAATGATGTTGTGACTTCTTTTACTAGGATTTAGACTTGTTAACAAATATGAATTTAGCAACTAAATTTTGTGATCGCATCATTGGTGGGAGAGTGGAACAAGAgaaaaagagtttttttttcttggtatGATATATGATgggagaaaataataataataatacgtagtttgaaattaattttgaagaGTTGAGCATGAGGAAGCATATGAAAGAGAGTAAGTGGGAATTGTGATGCAATTGGGTAAGAATGTTTACCGATTtagatattttagtttattcGAAGCTTGATGTGCACTCCAAATACCAAAGTCCAGTGAATAAATACTAAAGACCTCATCAATCAATCCCTTTTAACAAAAGATGAAATGTTTGAGAGCATCATCACCAAAGGAAGCCTCACTCAACATATTTCATGAGGATCACACAATCCCTGTTTCTTCAGTTTCTTATGCCATTTACACAAAAGATGACAACAGGAAGATATAAGGTTAGTAGTTTAGTGGTAAAGTTGAAATAAATGTGAGAGAGGTTATAAATTCAACTTTTCTATAATGGTTACATTTGAATGATATAAGATTGATTCAATGGGTTTGAAGAGAGAGTCACATgtattcatcaattttgtttaatttggtctttttggtaatgttgtttaaaaaattaacaaagggTGATGTGCCATTTGgtaagttttttgtttttttcttttaaatgttcACTTGTCAAGCTATTATCGTGACGTGTCAATGTcagatttttatattcaatttagttttgatattccttaattttgttcaattcaatctcatttttttttaaattgagcaGTTTTGAATCTtttccaaattgagatcaaatttaatttctatataaattttatactgatatttgtattaaaattcacatttttatcaaatattttaatgggttaaatatgtttttgattcttCAACTTTtggtgaaaattggaattagtccattttgaaaatcttgaaccaatttagtccatCAACTCTATacatatgtggatttagtccttttaatcgaattttattaagtttatttgacgtttcaaacacattgtACTATAGTATTATAGTTtgtttacactatttgacacattttcacttcaatgtCAGCTAAGAAACGCGATTGAAACctcaaataaactttaaaaaaataaatttggtttaaagaactaaattcacgcattccTAAAAATGAGGAACTAAATTAGTTTAACGTTTACAAGGGGGACTAATCCCAATGTTTACTAGAAGTtgaaagaccaaaaacatatttaaccctattttaatttaaagttagagttgatttaaaattaaaataaaaattttaaaggtaTAGAATAACACCATTGGTTTAGAATTCTAAGAAGTTAAGAAtcaaatatagaaatataatcgattaatataatgttatatgatatttttaagcGATTTTGAATACTTTGTGATTTCTAACATCTCAACATTTCAAATCAATGGTGTTATTTTCCACttttaaagttttcattttaattttaaaccaattgtAGTCCTAAaacaaaattacttattttttattagatttgaaCTTATCCGAACAAAAACAAAGAGTATcaaaaccaaattgaatataaaaaattgaccctgacacgtgacacaatactgacttgacacgtgaacatttttttaaaattaaaaaattggaaaaaataaaagaaaaaacaaaatggaTTACCAAATAAGGATATTTAtgtgaatcaaaattttgattttgaaggGAAAAGACTCGAAAAGAAGGTGTATAAATTGAATAAGGTTTTTTATGAGTTAAAACAAACTTTTTGGAAATGAAACTTagtctttattatttttaaaaattgacatatgtagttaagaaaaaaaaatacaaatgctTGACATATTATATAGAGAGAAACTTAATaggtttatgtgtttttttacgagtttattgaattttatgtgatttaatatttgtattctcaattgaattactattttttatttaaaatgagtcAATGTATTGGTGTTGATAGCGTTTGAAATATGATTACATGTTAATCGTGATTGTGGGCTTCTTCAACCCTTGATTATGTCCTTTTATACTTACAACATCAGTTTCTACTATTTTCAAAGACTCTCATAGAAGTAAGATAAATGAGTTAAAAATTGGAGAAGTTCAAAgtcactaatattttttaaattgtgtcAACAAGGACTAAATCAaccacttttaaataaattgacgactaaatgaagtaaaaaaaaagtaaaagatcacattgaaaataatattttgtaatttttgtgtgCATTATTGTATTCGTAAAAAAATTGGTTCTTCTTGATGCCACAATTTTCCGAAAGGTAAATGTGCTGTTATTGAtattagattttgaaaaataaatgttaccagtgttttaaaaataaataagtgagTATAACATTGTTAAATTGGAAGGAGttaaataagtaaattaattttttattttggtaatcAGGTCATTGAAAGGTAAATGAGCCGTTAACATtagatttttgaaataaaagttaaactcacaaaaacaaaatccagAGTAATCAggtaattgaaaaagaaaatttggccCATGCAGGTCTCGAACCTGCGACCTTGGCGTTATTAGCACCACGCTCTAACCAACTGAGCTAATGGGCCGCACGTTAAAGCCTTGAAatattactatttatattaatctataataaatttatgtgatGGATTCGCACTTGGAATATTGCTATTTATTGTAATAGTaaagtgtttttaaaaatacacGAGACAAAGTGAAGTGAAGAGATaaaatgaaactaaatttaagaaattgagTCTACATGTCTAAAgtactaaattaatataaaaattaattaacgtaaacaataatattaagaTCAAAATGtagaattttattaataataatatatcattaCTCAATTTGTTTACACTCTTTAAAGTCAGCAATGGAATACCTGATGCGTCCCGAAAGACCCAATTTTTATTGGGCCTTCGCAGCTCTTTGAAACCCAACTTCTCCATATCtttataaacaatatttcagtaatgatattttcttcatatattattataattaattgacaaatagttatattaataaatataaagattatcaaaataattttgattttattttcataattattaatatcattatattatgGATCAATATTTCAATTTGAACCACTTATTTATATCTAACACATattcatgtttaattttttaaaatactatatcagttaaatatctaatttataaaatagtaatacttttacgataacaataatttattttttttatgttaataattttaataattttaattttgattaacactacacaatatatattttttatatttttaaaatttattatatatatatatttattattttcaaaataaacatttcGACGTATTCATTACATATCATATCTCATACAAATATTATATCTATCCATTATCACCTCATTAATACCTACGTTAATAAACATTTCTAATTCAAAACAAACAACGTGGTCCAATAAGTGCAACAAATTATTAACATGACTAGATATAGCAATCTAGTGGCGGAATGAGATCATCCATCtacttcttttccttttcaattGAGAAATAATAATTCTTGGAAAAAAATGGCAACAGAGAAAGTACTCTTTTTTAGCAAACACAAAAcgtttaattattgaattattgatAGAAAATAAGACGCATAATAACTTTGGACAAGACTTAACTCCTTAATGAGTTGGAAACTTGATAACCTTACCTACGGTTCTTTTTCCCCTGAAATTAAAGCAAGAAGATAAAGACCGAAAACTTAATCAGTATGAGCAGAAGCACATATTTCTGCATTAATAtcttaacatcaaattaaatatagagATAAGATATTTACAATATGCAGTGAACAAGCATTACAATTCAGTGAACAAtcacattttataaattgagttaaatttataatatatatatatatatatatatatatatatatatatatatccgaagattatattaaaattcatcctaataaaaaattttatttattttggacctattgtattatttgttattgGAATATTATTGCATTAGTTAATGTTTAATCTTTTGTTAAAGATGAATATGTCTCAACGtagaaaaatgagttaaataatgcatataaattaatcatgaaagattaagttaaatttaaaattttcttaaaaccaAATACTAGTAAAAAGTAGTTCAAAGATGAAACATCATTAgacctaaaataaaaattttagtactaatatttaattattaaattaattgtaaaattatgtttaaggaAAAAGACCTCACAACTCTTGTTAGTATTTATATAtctctataaaataaattataaaatcatgtttaagaaaaaaaaagtcttaaaatttttttagtactaatataactctattaaattaattataactttatatgtgagaataaaatttaattaaattattattgatatctgttaatttttattgatattaaaaataatatgtaataagttaaaaaaaatcaataaattataattttgtttaggaaGAAGAGAATGATTAGAGTtatcttcattattttataattaatttttatttctattttcttcttttacccCATCTCTTTGATTTCTTATCAATTGATTTCACTATTCTGTTCTTTCTTgcttttttctattataaagtTCTTCTTTTGAATGTTTagacttattcaattttttgtatCTCATGTTATATGTTTCTACCAATATTTTAATCCTCATTTCTGGTtagtatgtttttctttttatttatgttgatgttgtttttattctatttgttaaatttgtattaAGATTATAAATGTGTATGTTTtgcttgatttttgtttttcagtattttttaaattatgaattttgaaagtttttctgcatatattttaataagaaattaaaatatatgctAGGATTGAAAAAAACTAGTACCTAGAGCTTAGCTTATGGTGGATAATGGAAATGAAATTCCTAATTAAACAAGTCTAAGTAACGTAAGTTAAAAGTAATTTcgttataacttttaaaatacgAATCCTGATTTAATGACTTTAGAGttttcagaaaatataaaataggaaTTGAATGTGCTAATAACTCAAGAACAAACTCAAAAAACACAGGTGTGGAGACTTTGAACCCATAAGACTTTGAACTCATCATGATTAATGTGTGTGAAGGTGTGGAGATGGCAAAACACAGGCCAGTGACGGTGATCCCCTTATGAGAAAAACAGGTGGGTGAATCTTTGTTCGTTGGACGCGTTTTCAGTGTTCTGTGATGCTATTTTTTTCCCCAAAATATATGCAACCTTAATGGCAGACCAGTAGTTGCAGACATGGACCATCTCCAACACCATTTTTCTCTTCCTACTTTGTACTTTCAACTTCAAGATCTCACCTACCATGCTTTCTCAATTTCAGTATATCCAAAACACCTTTTCTTACAAACACTTCTTTCAtggaaataatatttcaaactCTTACACCTGCTATAACAATTTTTTCAGATTCAATTTATTAACATATCTGGGATCATTGCAGTTTTTCTCCCACAAAATTATTATACCTTACAATCCTCATTAAACTTCCTTCTCTTCTACTCTTCTTACAAAATCACCAATCAACATAATATGTCTATTGTGTCTTCATCACATGGCCAAGAAAATCAACAACTTAATTCAAAGCTATAACGACCAGTTAGAGGTCTTTAATAAATTAGCTTTTTAAAtgattgataaatataaaatgacattaacaaatatttatattaaaatcttaaaaaaaatatttttaatgcatgctttaagtttttaaattagttttgcATTTTGAACTCttgtaatatttctttaaatacACTTTCATTGATAGTACATTtcattgaataattaaattacagCAACTTAATAAAATGTATCTAAACTTTGGGTTACGTGGAATTGAGGTTAAAAATCGTTAATAGCACACGTACTAGTGAATAAATAATGATTActattaattatcaaataataattaggaATTTACGTAACTTCTCCCCAATGAGTATCATTGGATTTGGATTATGTGGATGTTACATACAAGCACCATTTTTATATAAGAATTATTTtctaatcattaaaaaataatttgtaatacccattttaaagaaattatatataacatgtgAGATATACAGCAATccattttaaattcttaaaaagtgttataactgaaaaaaaaaaaaaagtattgaaattattaaaacgGATCTTGCGCATAGtaagattaataaaattataaaatctttcGGGATTGATTATTGGAGTGCTTATTTCACTACTTTTatagaaactttttttttttcattagaaTTGAGTGAGAACTTTTCGAGATGACCTCAAATTTTTGATCACtaacttataaaaaaagaagGTCCATCTGTAATAGATTCTCTAATATTCAagttaataaaaacataaaaatacaaatagttCTAAGAAAATGTATCAGATTGAGTGAGCACTCCCTTATGAGAATGGATCGCATTTATAAATAAGTATAGACTGTTGCTGTATTTAATAGataatgtttttattgttatatgacaca contains:
- the LOC114176497 gene encoding protein GRAVITROPIC IN THE LIGHT 1 — its product is METVKPKSALNNRSKKLAKTFQKVISLRSATKLASNNGICMLNSHLKVKEDLFSDHQSKTHQGNGRNRAVMEALIARLFAGVTTIKAAYAELQMAQHPYNNKSIQAADQAVVDELKAISELKRRFLKKELDLSPQVTIILAEIQEQQSLMKTYEITIKRLEAEVDFKDSNISSLKKHLDDCVSFNKTLEKKLNASGSLSLFDNLTHSALIPTHFVHFLHHTLRSVRSFSKLMMAEMESAHWDLEAAVKFIHPNAVFAKPTHQSFAFESFVCITMFEGFNNPNFSVQEDPPQKHSLQHGQSLYFDKFKKLKSLNPRQYLTHNPNSSFSKFLKSKYLQVVHAKMECSLFGNLNQRKVVNSGGYPDSAFFIAFAEMAKRVWTLHCLALSFHDDVTVFQVKKNTRFSEVYMESVTEEAVSASGESSDSNSGELRVGFTVVPGFKIGKTVIQSQVYLSLVGSPASS